One stretch of Maylandia zebra isolate NMK-2024a linkage group LG13, Mzebra_GT3a, whole genome shotgun sequence DNA includes these proteins:
- the LOC101487477 gene encoding uncharacterized protein LOC101487477 translates to MEKSAQQQSKSAERPAEDISKIPDEELLKWGKEELVRRLRRAEAEKRGVIVEHGNLMREVNRRLQQHLNEIRSLKDVNQKLQEDNQELRDLCCFLDDDRQKGKRVSREWQRLGRYSAGLMRKEVAIYLQKLKELEQRQMEVIRENLELKEVCLMLEEERATVVAASTGGSGGGQGGPGCRSSIDSQSSLSQLGGGMPTPGLLRDVGDGSSTSSAGSTDSPDNPHHKPSPLGSNSSPGSGSRCSSSGQKRDVCEFSGRRRGSTTEYHTFPQSCRPRGGSLTNLELHSFRGHSPEKHSKSPTRLPCGSHSKPCSSDLLAQKQLLMSGQASPGSDKGSAKSSPDLSQRHRQVNSAGAGSPEAKQVAMGTPEHLRKGRVIVGSPESIRHHYHYHQSPGVEHSKGKYSSGSPGRDGSHRRPAGEEIAPHHQSLYNALISAGCCTNSCRSVKLWDSFDASLP, encoded by the exons ATGGAGAAAAGCGCACAGCAGCAGTCCAAAAGCGCAGAGAGACCAGCAGAGGACATCTCCAAAATACCCGATGAGGAGCTGCTGAAGTGGGGTAAAGAGGAGCTGGTGAGGCGGCTGCGGAGggcagaagcagaaaaaagggGCGTCATCGTGGAGCACGGCAATCTGATGCGGGAGGTGAACCGGAGACTCCAACAACACCTGAACGAGATACGGAGTTTGAAG GACGTGAACCAGAAACTGCAGGAGGACAACCAGGAGCTGAGGGACCTGTGCTGCTTCCTGGATGACGACCGGCAGAAAGGGAAGCGGGTGTCGCGGGAATGGCAGCGATTGGGTCGCTACAGCGCTGGCCTGATGAGGAAGGAAGTGGCTATCTATTTGCAGAAGCTTAAGGAGCTGGAGCAGCGGCAGATGGAGGTGATCCGGGAGAACCTGGAGCTTAAGGAGGTGTGCCTCATGTTAGAAGAGGAGAGGGCCACAGTTGTGGCTGCAAGCACagggggaagtggtggtggtcAGGGAGGGCCTGGCTGCAGGAGCTCCATTGACAGTCAAAGTAGCCTGTCTCAGCTGGGCGGTGGCATGCCTACACCAGGCCTGTTGCGGGATGTTGGCGATGGAAGCAGCACCTCCAGCGCAGGGAGCACAGACAGCCCAGATAACCCTCACCATAAACCCTCCCCTCTTGGCTCCAATTCAAGCCCTGGATCTGGCTCAAGATGCAGCTCTTCAGGACAAAAGAGAGATGTTTGTGAATTCAGCGGGAGGAGGCGCGGCTCCACCACGGAGTACCACACCTTTCCCCAGTCCTGCCGGCCCCGTGGAGGTTCCCTCACCAACCTAGAGCTTCACAGCTTTCGAGGACACAGCCCAGAGAAACACAGCAAGTCTCCTACCAGGCTACCTTGTGGCTCCCACTCCAAACCCTGCAGCTCTGACCTActagcacagaaacagctacTGATGTCAGGACAGGCATCTCCAGGCAGTGACAAGGGCTCAGCTAAGTCCAGCCCAGATCTGAGTCAGCGACACCGGCAGGTAAACTCAGCAGGGGCTGGGAGTCCTGAAGCCAAGCAGGTAGCAATGGGCACACCTGAGCACCTGAGAAAAGGGCGGGTGATTGTGGGAAGTCCAGAGTCTATACGGCACCACTATCACTATCATCAGAGCCCAGGGGTGGAGCACAGCAAGGGGAAGTATAGTAGTGGCTCCCCTGGCAGGGATGGAAGTCACAGGAGACCAGCGGGTGAAGAGATTGCCCCCCACCACCAGAGTCTGTACAACG